A stretch of the Kroppenstedtia eburnea genome encodes the following:
- a CDS encoding ATP-dependent Clp protease ATP-binding subunit translates to MMFGRFTERAQKVLALAQEEAVRLGHGNIGTEHILLGLVREGEGIAAKALMGLGLGLEKVQKEVESLIGRGQGQPTNIAYTPRAKKVIELSMDEARKLGHTYVGTEHILLGLIREGEGVAARVLNNLGVSLNKARQQVLQLLGSTEAVSSHQASGSGANTPTLDSLAQDLTAAAKEDKLDPVIGRSKEIERVIQVLSRRTKNNPVLIGEPGVGKTAVAEGLAQKIHDGETPETLRGKRVMTLDMGTVVAGTKYRGEFEDRLKKIMDEIRQAGNVILFIDELHTLIGAGGAEGAIDASNILKPALARGELQCIGATTLDEYRKYIEKDAALERRFQPITVDEPSSEETILILKGLRDRYEAHHRVKITDEAIEASVKLSDRYITDRFLPDKAIDLIDEAASKVRLSSFTVPPDLKEMEQKLEEVRKEKDAAVQSQEFEKAASLRDKEQKLREELESTRNRWKEDQGKTDSEVGPEDIAEVVANWTGIPVRKLAEEESDRLLNLEEILHKRVIGQDEAVLSVSRAIRRARAGLKDPKRPIGSFIFLGPTGVGKTELARALAEAMFGDEEAIIRIDMSEYMEKHSTSRLVGAPPGYVGYDEGGQLTEKVRRKPYSVVLFDEVEKAHPEVFNVMLQVLEDGRLTDGKGRTVDFRNTVIIMTSNVGANLIKQNKRLGFAVGDSAQDEYEAMKENVMEELKKTFRPEFLNRIDDVIVFHSLKEEHLQQIVSLMSNQLRKRLQEQEIDFVLTDAASKYLAQAGFDPTYGARPLRRAIQKHIEDRLSEELLKGSIKRGDTLEIDEKDGKLQVQREEKTHSVQ, encoded by the coding sequence ATGATGTTTGGAAGATTCACGGAGCGGGCCCAGAAGGTGCTCGCCCTGGCGCAGGAAGAAGCCGTTCGACTGGGCCACGGCAACATCGGTACAGAACATATCCTGTTGGGTCTCGTGCGGGAGGGTGAGGGCATCGCCGCCAAGGCTCTGATGGGTCTGGGACTGGGCCTGGAAAAGGTGCAGAAGGAAGTGGAGTCTCTCATCGGCAGAGGCCAGGGACAACCGACCAATATCGCCTACACCCCCCGGGCCAAAAAAGTGATCGAACTTTCCATGGATGAAGCCCGCAAGCTGGGACACACCTACGTCGGAACCGAGCATATCCTGCTGGGGTTGATCCGGGAAGGGGAAGGGGTGGCCGCCCGGGTTCTGAACAATCTGGGAGTCAGTCTGAACAAGGCCCGCCAACAGGTGCTCCAGTTGCTGGGCAGCACCGAGGCTGTCTCCTCCCACCAGGCTTCGGGCAGCGGTGCCAATACGCCCACCCTGGACAGCCTGGCACAGGACTTGACCGCCGCGGCCAAAGAAGACAAACTGGACCCGGTGATCGGGCGCAGCAAAGAGATTGAGCGGGTGATCCAGGTGCTTTCCCGCCGCACCAAAAACAACCCGGTCCTCATCGGGGAACCGGGAGTGGGTAAAACCGCCGTCGCCGAGGGCCTGGCCCAGAAGATCCATGATGGGGAAACCCCGGAAACCCTGCGGGGAAAACGGGTGATGACCCTGGATATGGGGACAGTCGTGGCCGGAACGAAATACCGGGGGGAATTTGAAGATCGGCTGAAAAAAATCATGGATGAGATCCGTCAGGCCGGGAATGTGATTCTGTTTATCGATGAATTGCACACCTTGATCGGTGCCGGCGGCGCCGAAGGGGCCATCGATGCCTCCAACATATTGAAGCCGGCTCTGGCCCGGGGGGAGCTTCAGTGCATCGGGGCGACCACGCTGGACGAATACCGGAAATACATTGAAAAGGATGCCGCCCTGGAGCGCCGCTTTCAGCCGATCACCGTGGATGAACCTTCCTCGGAAGAGACGATCCTGATTCTGAAGGGGTTGCGGGACCGCTATGAAGCCCACCATCGGGTGAAGATCACCGATGAAGCGATTGAGGCCTCGGTGAAACTGTCTGACCGCTACATCACCGATCGGTTTTTGCCGGACAAAGCCATCGATTTGATCGATGAAGCCGCCTCCAAAGTGCGCCTCTCCTCCTTTACGGTTCCGCCCGACCTGAAAGAGATGGAGCAGAAACTGGAAGAGGTGCGCAAGGAGAAGGATGCCGCCGTCCAAAGCCAGGAGTTTGAAAAAGCGGCCTCTCTCCGGGACAAAGAGCAAAAGCTGCGGGAAGAGCTGGAGTCGACCCGCAACCGTTGGAAAGAGGACCAAGGAAAGACGGACTCCGAAGTGGGACCGGAAGATATCGCCGAAGTGGTGGCCAACTGGACGGGAATCCCGGTGCGGAAACTGGCTGAGGAGGAGTCGGATCGGCTGCTCAATCTGGAGGAGATTCTGCACAAGCGGGTCATCGGGCAGGATGAAGCGGTACTCTCCGTCTCCCGGGCGATCCGGCGGGCCCGGGCGGGTCTGAAGGATCCCAAACGGCCCATCGGCTCCTTTATTTTCCTGGGTCCGACCGGGGTCGGCAAGACCGAATTGGCCCGGGCCCTGGCGGAGGCGATGTTCGGTGATGAGGAAGCGATCATCCGCATCGACATGTCCGAGTACATGGAAAAACACTCCACCTCCCGCCTCGTGGGAGCCCCTCCGGGATATGTCGGTTATGATGAAGGGGGACAGCTGACAGAGAAGGTTCGTCGCAAGCCCTACTCCGTCGTCCTGTTTGATGAGGTGGAGAAGGCCCACCCGGAAGTCTTCAACGTCATGTTGCAAGTGTTGGAAGACGGACGCCTCACCGATGGAAAGGGGCGGACGGTGGACTTCCGCAACACGGTGATCATCATGACCTCCAATGTGGGTGCCAATCTGATCAAGCAGAATAAACGGCTCGGCTTCGCCGTCGGAGACTCTGCTCAGGATGAGTACGAAGCGATGAAAGAGAATGTGATGGAAGAGCTGAAAAAAACCTTCCGTCCCGAATTTCTCAACCGGATCGACGATGTGATCGTGTTCCACTCCCTCAAGGAGGAGCATCTGCAACAGATCGTCAGCCTGATGTCCAATCAGCTGCGCAAGCGTCTGCAGGAACAGGAGATCGACTTTGTGTTGACCGATGCGGCGTCCAAATACCTGGCCCAAGCCGGCTTTGATCCCACCTATGGAGCCCGTCCCCTCCGCCGGGCGATCCAAAAACACATCGAAGACCGTTTGTCCGAGGAATTGCTCAAAGGAAGCATCAAACGGGGAGATACCTTGGAGATCGACGAGAAAGACGGAAAGCTTCAGGTTCAGCGCGAGGAAAAAACACATTCCGTTCAGTAA
- the radA gene encoding DNA repair protein RadA, whose protein sequence is MAKNKTKFACQECGYESPKWMGRCPGCGNWNTMVEERTVQGRGSQRGAGTQRRPALPITEVSGQKHPRSDTGVRELNRVLGGGLVPGSMILVGGDPGIGKSTLLLQASHRLAELGMPILYVSGEESAEQIRLRADRLESVHPQLFVAAETDLDAVEALVEEVSPRVLVVDSIQTVYLPDVTSAPGSVAQVRECTGRLMRLAKGQGIAVIIVGHVTKEGAIAGPRMLEHMVDCVLYFEGERHHTYRVLRAVKNRFGSTNEIGLFEMRTQGLAEVDNPSEMFLSERPAGVSGSAVTASMEGTRPVLIELQALVAPTSFATPKRMASGLDHNRVTMIMAVLEKRLGLFLQNQDAYVNVVGGVRLDEPAVDLAVAVSLASSFRDRPTRPKDVQIGEVGLTGEVRGVTRLEQRVAEAANMGFQRAILPRKNQRGWTPPDHLDIIWVESVEEALEAALGG, encoded by the coding sequence GTGGCAAAAAACAAGACGAAATTCGCATGCCAGGAATGTGGTTACGAATCGCCCAAATGGATGGGACGCTGTCCCGGTTGCGGCAACTGGAACACGATGGTGGAAGAACGGACGGTCCAGGGAAGGGGCTCTCAACGGGGAGCCGGCACTCAGCGGCGACCGGCACTTCCGATCACCGAAGTGAGCGGACAGAAGCACCCCCGGTCGGACACCGGGGTCCGTGAATTGAACCGGGTGCTGGGAGGAGGATTGGTTCCGGGCTCGATGATCCTGGTCGGAGGGGATCCCGGCATCGGAAAATCGACACTGCTTCTGCAAGCTTCCCACCGGCTGGCGGAGCTGGGAATGCCGATCCTCTATGTATCGGGGGAGGAATCGGCGGAACAGATCCGTCTGCGGGCGGATCGCCTGGAGTCCGTTCATCCCCAGCTGTTTGTGGCCGCCGAGACGGATTTGGACGCCGTCGAAGCCTTGGTGGAAGAGGTCTCTCCCCGGGTGCTGGTGGTGGATTCCATCCAGACGGTCTATCTTCCCGATGTGACATCGGCACCGGGAAGCGTGGCCCAGGTGCGGGAGTGTACCGGACGCCTGATGCGTCTGGCCAAAGGACAAGGGATTGCGGTGATCATCGTCGGTCATGTGACCAAAGAAGGGGCGATCGCCGGTCCCCGGATGCTGGAACACATGGTGGATTGCGTGCTTTATTTTGAAGGGGAGCGTCATCATACATACCGGGTTCTCCGTGCGGTCAAAAACCGTTTCGGCTCCACCAATGAGATCGGTCTGTTTGAAATGCGTACCCAGGGCCTTGCCGAAGTGGATAACCCTTCGGAGATGTTCCTGTCCGAGCGTCCCGCCGGTGTCTCCGGATCGGCGGTGACCGCCAGCATGGAGGGAACCCGGCCGGTCTTGATCGAACTTCAAGCTTTGGTGGCACCCACCAGTTTCGCCACTCCGAAACGGATGGCCTCCGGGTTGGATCACAACCGGGTGACGATGATCATGGCGGTGCTGGAGAAACGGCTGGGTCTGTTTTTGCAGAACCAGGATGCCTACGTCAATGTGGTGGGAGGCGTCCGCCTGGATGAACCCGCCGTGGATCTGGCCGTTGCCGTCAGCCTGGCTTCCAGCTTCCGGGACCGACCCACCCGGCCAAAGGATGTTCAGATCGGGGAAGTGGGACTGACAGGGGAGGTGCGGGGTGTCACCCGCCTGGAACAGCGGGTGGCGGAGGCAGCCAACATGGGATTTCAACGGGCGATCCTGCCGAGGAAAAACCAAAGGGGTTGGACGCCGCCGGATCATCTGGACATCATATGGGTCGAATCCGTGGAAGAAGCACTGGAAGCGGCGCTGGGAGGGTAG
- the disA gene encoding DNA integrity scanning diadenylate cyclase DisA: MGRIRGRSTGSGAGRVGSLKEEKKNHFENDTLRLVAPGTLFREGLDNVLGAKTGALIVVGYDDSVREIVDGGFHIDCPFAPAFLYELAKMDGAIILSDDGRRILYANTQLVPSSSIPSTETGIRHRTAQRTARQTGKLVISISQRRDVITLYQGNHRYALKEIGVILTKANQAIQTLEKYKSVLDQSMTNLSALEFEELVTLNEVAMVIQRIEMVLRIKSEIERYINELGTEGRLISMQLEELVVHVEKEAHLVIRDYCFDPDCQPSEVLARLSKLSADELLEHTHIVRALGYHAHNNLQEEAVAPRGYRILNKIPRLPAPIIQNLVEGFESLPRVMMATIEELDEVEGIGDVRARTIKEGLKRIQEQVFIDRHI, encoded by the coding sequence ATGGGTCGAATCCGTGGAAGAAGCACTGGAAGCGGCGCTGGGAGGGTAGGATCATTGAAAGAAGAGAAAAAGAACCATTTTGAGAATGATACATTGCGCCTGGTGGCACCCGGCACCTTGTTCCGCGAAGGCTTGGACAATGTTCTCGGAGCCAAAACGGGGGCACTGATCGTGGTGGGTTATGACGATTCCGTTCGTGAGATTGTTGACGGGGGGTTCCATATCGATTGTCCCTTTGCGCCGGCCTTTCTGTACGAGTTGGCCAAGATGGACGGGGCCATCATCCTGTCCGATGACGGCAGGCGGATTTTATATGCCAACACACAGTTGGTCCCCAGCTCCTCCATTCCGTCGACGGAGACGGGGATCCGGCACCGGACCGCCCAACGCACCGCGCGGCAGACGGGGAAGTTGGTGATATCCATTTCCCAGCGCCGCGATGTGATCACCCTGTACCAGGGAAATCACCGGTATGCGCTCAAGGAAATCGGAGTGATTCTCACCAAGGCCAATCAGGCGATTCAAACCCTGGAAAAATACAAGTCCGTACTGGATCAGTCGATGACCAACCTGAGCGCGCTGGAATTTGAGGAATTGGTCACTCTGAATGAAGTGGCGATGGTGATCCAGCGGATCGAGATGGTATTGCGCATCAAAAGCGAGATCGAGCGGTATATTAACGAACTGGGAACCGAAGGCCGTTTGATCAGCATGCAGCTGGAGGAATTGGTGGTCCATGTGGAAAAAGAGGCCCATCTGGTCATCCGGGACTACTGTTTCGACCCGGACTGCCAACCTTCGGAAGTGCTGGCCCGTCTCAGCAAATTGTCCGCGGACGAATTGCTGGAACACACCCATATCGTCCGGGCTCTGGGGTATCATGCCCATAACAATCTGCAGGAGGAAGCCGTGGCCCCGAGAGGGTATCGGATCCTCAACAAAATTCCCCGCCTCCCGGCACCGATCATCCAAAACCTGGTCGAAGGCTTTGAGTCTCTCCCGCGGGTGATGATGGCCACCATCGAGGAGTTGGATGAAGTGGAAGGGATCGGAGATGTACGGGCGCGGACGATCAAGGAAGGGCTGAAACGGATCCAGGAACAGGTCTTTATTGACAGACATATCTAA
- the pssA gene encoding CDP-diacylglycerol--serine O-phosphatidyltransferase → MFARALPSIFTVGNLILGIMAIILAVEKQWEYGAIMVIIGMFLDGLDGRVARMLNTQSEFGKELDSLSDVISFGVAPALIMYKSILYQLGPIGWIITAAFPVCGAIRLARFNVKPGIPGYFIGLPITAAGGVLATMALYSDMVNGPGYMVFGMLLLSYLMISQIKYPNFKKLGIPRSAYWIAPLIIILMGGLAARYPSEFPKIVFIPLALYAFYGVKRSISRRRHRDRDEPIEELKP, encoded by the coding sequence ATGTTTGCACGAGCCTTGCCGAGCATCTTCACCGTCGGGAACTTGATTTTGGGGATAATGGCCATCATCCTCGCGGTGGAGAAACAGTGGGAGTACGGGGCGATCATGGTGATCATCGGGATGTTTCTTGATGGGCTGGACGGCCGGGTCGCCCGGATGCTCAACACCCAGAGTGAATTCGGGAAAGAGTTGGACTCTCTCTCCGATGTGATTTCCTTTGGGGTGGCACCTGCACTGATTATGTATAAATCCATTCTTTATCAACTGGGACCCATCGGTTGGATCATCACTGCCGCGTTTCCCGTCTGCGGTGCCATTCGTCTGGCACGCTTCAACGTGAAGCCCGGAATTCCCGGCTATTTTATCGGGCTCCCCATCACAGCCGCCGGGGGCGTTCTCGCCACCATGGCCCTGTACAGTGACATGGTGAACGGGCCCGGCTATATGGTGTTCGGGATGTTGTTACTTTCTTACCTGATGATCAGTCAGATCAAATATCCCAACTTCAAAAAGCTGGGGATTCCCAGAAGTGCCTATTGGATCGCCCCTCTGATCATCATCTTGATGGGGGGATTGGCGGCCCGCTATCCGTCGGAGTTTCCCAAGATCGTCTTCATTCCCTTGGCCCTGTACGCCTTTTATGGAGTCAAGCGTTCCATTTCCAGAAGGCGTCACAGAGACAGGGATGAGCCGATCGAAGAATTGAAACCGTGA
- a CDS encoding DUF1573 domain-containing protein, translating to METENLQTFQQQVADLLLRHRSVLDVSSKFQESNSRVNRALMKAVTECGCIQVQAARQPFAEGTPLAETKSSLDSHLNGSLCDHCLEVVKTEMGKNLFYLAAMCNILEIGLDEVVREESEKLSTLGVFNMR from the coding sequence TTGGAAACTGAAAACCTGCAGACTTTTCAGCAACAGGTGGCAGACCTGCTTTTGAGACATCGGAGTGTGCTGGATGTATCCTCCAAATTCCAGGAATCCAACAGTCGGGTGAACCGTGCCCTGATGAAAGCGGTGACGGAGTGCGGCTGTATTCAGGTTCAGGCGGCCCGTCAACCCTTTGCGGAAGGAACCCCTCTTGCGGAAACCAAAAGTTCCCTCGACTCCCATTTGAATGGGTCGTTGTGCGACCATTGTCTCGAAGTGGTCAAAACGGAGATGGGAAAAAATCTGTTTTATTTGGCAGCCATGTGCAACATTCTCGAAATCGGGCTGGATGAAGTGGTGAGAGAAGAATCGGAAAAGCTTTCCACTCTCGGGGTGTTCAATATGAGATAG
- a CDS encoding CarD family transcriptional regulator, with protein sequence MFNIGDKVVYPMHGAGIIEAIEEKEILGESQRYYVMRMPVGDMKVMIPMSKVDSIGLREVVDEKTISEVIERLANGSAEVSSNWNRRYRANLDKMKSGDIHDLADVVRCLMLRDKEKGLSTGERKMLDNARQILISELVLAKEMEESQAFGLLDEIILSESKPRVERA encoded by the coding sequence GTGTTCAACATCGGCGATAAAGTGGTGTACCCCATGCATGGCGCCGGCATCATCGAGGCGATCGAGGAGAAGGAGATACTCGGGGAATCGCAGCGTTATTATGTGATGCGCATGCCTGTCGGCGATATGAAAGTGATGATCCCGATGTCCAAGGTGGACAGCATCGGTCTGAGGGAAGTGGTCGATGAGAAGACGATTTCCGAGGTGATCGAGCGGCTGGCCAACGGCAGTGCAGAGGTGTCCAGCAATTGGAACCGCCGTTATCGGGCCAATCTGGACAAGATGAAGAGCGGAGATATCCATGATCTGGCCGATGTGGTTCGCTGCCTGATGCTTCGGGATAAGGAGAAAGGTCTCTCCACGGGGGAACGCAAGATGTTGGACAATGCTCGCCAAATTCTGATCAGTGAACTGGTACTTGCGAAGGAGATGGAAGAATCCCAAGCCTTTGGGTTGCTGGATGAGATTATTCTTTCGGAGAGCAAGCCCCGGGTGGAACGGGCCTGA
- a CDS encoding PIN/TRAM domain-containing protein, which translates to MLKRSVHLAFILIGATLGFYLGPAFFRILQQPPIGLVDVPAPPYIGAVLGALLLYLLTYWFTGSVIVRWIQWSEERLVKIPAADTLFGAMGLIFGLIVAFLIEPPLSELPLPVISSVLPILVSALLGYLGFRVGYKKRDELIAIFTMNRQGKDRGKKDKESRDNVEHKILDTSVIIDGRIADICRTGFLEGTLVIPSFVLEELQHIADSSDVLKRNRGRRGLDILNKIQKELNMRVLIYEGDFEEVSEVDSKLVKLAKVLSGKVVTNDFNLNKVCELQGVKVLNINDLANAVKPVVLPGEEINVQVIKDGKEHGQGVAYLDDGTMIVIEGGREYIGERIDVLVTSVLQTSAGRMIFAKPKLLEKAL; encoded by the coding sequence GTGCTGAAAAGGTCTGTCCATTTGGCCTTCATATTGATCGGAGCGACACTCGGTTTTTACCTGGGACCGGCATTCTTTCGGATACTTCAACAACCGCCCATCGGATTGGTTGATGTACCGGCCCCTCCATACATCGGAGCCGTCCTGGGGGCGCTCCTCCTGTACCTGTTGACATACTGGTTCACCGGAAGTGTGATCGTCCGTTGGATCCAGTGGAGTGAAGAGCGCCTGGTGAAGATACCGGCGGCAGATACGCTGTTCGGTGCAATGGGTTTGATCTTCGGTCTTATCGTAGCATTTCTGATCGAGCCCCCTTTGTCGGAACTGCCGCTGCCGGTCATCTCATCGGTCCTGCCCATCCTGGTGTCTGCCCTGTTGGGTTACCTGGGATTCCGGGTCGGATATAAAAAACGGGATGAGTTGATCGCCATCTTCACCATGAACCGCCAAGGAAAGGATCGTGGCAAAAAAGATAAGGAAAGCCGCGACAATGTGGAGCATAAAATTTTGGACACCAGCGTGATCATCGACGGACGGATCGCCGATATCTGCCGGACGGGCTTTTTGGAGGGAACCCTGGTCATCCCCAGCTTTGTCCTGGAGGAGCTCCAACATATCGCCGACTCTTCCGATGTTCTGAAACGGAACCGGGGTCGGCGGGGATTGGATATCCTGAACAAGATCCAGAAAGAACTCAACATGCGTGTCCTGATCTACGAAGGGGACTTTGAAGAAGTGTCCGAAGTGGACAGCAAGCTGGTCAAGCTGGCCAAGGTGTTGTCCGGAAAAGTGGTGACCAACGACTTCAATCTGAACAAGGTGTGTGAACTGCAGGGAGTCAAGGTGCTGAATATCAATGATCTGGCCAATGCCGTCAAACCGGTGGTTCTCCCCGGAGAAGAGATCAATGTTCAGGTGATCAAGGACGGGAAAGAACATGGTCAAGGGGTGGCTTATCTCGATGACGGCACGATGATTGTCATCGAGGGCGGACGGGAATACATCGGGGAGCGGATTGACGTTTTGGTCACCAGTGTGTTACAAACATCTGCAGGGAGAATGATTTTTGCCAAACCGAAATTACTGGAAAAGGCGCTCTGA
- the ispD gene encoding 2-C-methyl-D-erythritol 4-phosphate cytidylyltransferase: MNAGVVIPAAGKGKRMGTAISKQFLDLCGEPVLIRTLRVFLDHPAVSRLVLAVHRDEETSVYQLLDEYGIPREKVGITPGGKERQDSVCRALQELATEWVLVHDAVRPFVTHEQISELLIQVKRVGAAVLAVPVKDTVKEVTPGMDVARTLERSRLWAVQTPQAFRRSLLVQAHEEGRRKGLAATDDAMLVEAMGIPVRVVKGDYSNLKLTTPEDMILAEAIWKMRSRPR; encoded by the coding sequence GTGAACGCAGGTGTGGTGATCCCGGCTGCGGGAAAGGGGAAGCGGATGGGGACTGCGATCAGCAAGCAGTTTCTCGATCTGTGCGGGGAGCCGGTGCTGATCCGGACTCTTCGTGTCTTTCTCGATCATCCCGCCGTCAGCCGATTGGTGCTGGCTGTCCATCGTGACGAGGAAACGTCAGTCTATCAGTTGTTGGATGAATACGGAATCCCCCGGGAAAAAGTGGGGATCACACCGGGGGGGAAGGAACGGCAGGACAGTGTCTGTCGCGCCCTGCAGGAACTGGCGACGGAGTGGGTGCTGGTTCATGATGCGGTCCGCCCCTTCGTCACTCATGAACAGATATCGGAGCTGTTGATCCAAGTGAAGAGAGTGGGCGCCGCTGTGTTGGCGGTCCCCGTCAAGGACACGGTCAAGGAAGTGACCCCCGGAATGGATGTGGCCCGCACCCTGGAGCGGAGCCGTCTGTGGGCGGTGCAGACCCCCCAGGCTTTCCGCCGTTCCTTGTTGGTACAAGCCCATGAGGAAGGAAGAAGAAAGGGCTTGGCCGCCACTGATGATGCCATGTTGGTGGAGGCGATGGGCATCCCGGTCCGGGTGGTGAAAGGCGATTACAGCAACTTGAAGCTGACCACGCCGGAAGATATGATTCTGGCGGAGGCGATCTGGAAGATGAGGAGTCGACCGCGATGA
- the ispF gene encoding 2-C-methyl-D-erythritol 2,4-cyclodiphosphate synthase has translation MIRVGQGFDVHQFAQDRPLILGGVNIPYSKGLVGHSDADVLLHTITDAVLGALGKGDIGTHFPDTDPRYEGADSAELLRQVWRMAVEAGYVLGNLDATVIAQKPKMAPHIPAIRERVAQLLQADLSDINIKATTTERLGFTGREEGIASMAVVCLVKKVV, from the coding sequence ATGATCAGAGTGGGACAAGGGTTTGACGTACATCAGTTTGCGCAGGATCGCCCGTTGATCCTGGGTGGTGTGAACATTCCTTACTCCAAGGGGCTGGTGGGACACTCCGATGCGGATGTTCTCTTGCACACGATCACCGATGCAGTGCTCGGCGCATTGGGAAAAGGGGATATCGGAACTCACTTCCCCGACACCGACCCCCGGTATGAGGGTGCGGACAGTGCGGAACTGCTCCGACAAGTGTGGAGGATGGCCGTCGAGGCAGGCTATGTTCTCGGCAATCTGGATGCGACCGTGATCGCCCAGAAACCCAAGATGGCCCCCCATATTCCGGCGATCCGGGAGCGCGTCGCCCAACTGTTGCAAGCGGACTTATCAGATATCAATATCAAGGCGACGACAACGGAACGCCTCGGCTTCACCGGCCGGGAAGAAGGGATCGCTTCGATGGCGGTTGTCTGTTTGGTGAAAAAGGTCGTTTGA
- the gltX gene encoding glutamate--tRNA ligase, protein MREVRTRYAPSPTGHLHIGGARTALFSYLWARKKGGSFVVRIEDTDVERNLADAEQKQLEALKWLGIDWDESVDVGGPHAPYRSMERLQIYQEHLQKLVAAGHAYPCYCSQEELEREREQQLAEGKAPKYSGRCRHLTPEERQAFEQAGRKPSIRFRVPDGRVITVQDEVRGEVRFETEGIGDFILQRPDGRPTYNFAVVVDDALMEITHVVRGEEHISNTPRQILLYEALGFEAPVFAHASLILNAEGKKMSKRDESIIQFIDQYRELGYLPEAIINFLVLLGWAPEGEKAEEEIFSRDELIQLFSLERVSKAPAVFDAAKLKWMNNHYIKESSTERITELAIPHLAEAGRIGEQPLGEEKEWVTRLVGLYQEQLDYVAQVVELTEMFFRKEVAYSDDAGEILSQEQVPIVVEALIRQLESTEEELTADTVKQLLKAVQKETGYKGKQLFMPVRAAVTGEVHGPDLRETISLLGKETVLARLESFLRRQA, encoded by the coding sequence ATGAGAGAAGTTCGCACGCGCTATGCGCCCAGCCCCACAGGGCACCTGCACATCGGGGGGGCGCGGACCGCGCTCTTCAGTTATCTGTGGGCCCGAAAAAAGGGCGGATCCTTTGTGGTCCGAATCGAAGACACCGATGTGGAACGAAATTTGGCCGATGCCGAGCAGAAACAGCTGGAGGCGTTGAAGTGGCTGGGCATCGACTGGGACGAAAGTGTGGATGTGGGCGGCCCCCATGCGCCCTACCGCTCCATGGAGCGTTTGCAGATCTACCAGGAACACCTGCAAAAACTGGTGGCCGCCGGACACGCCTATCCTTGCTACTGCAGCCAGGAAGAGTTGGAGCGGGAGCGGGAACAGCAGCTGGCGGAAGGGAAGGCCCCCAAATACAGCGGCCGCTGCCGTCACCTGACCCCTGAAGAGCGGCAAGCCTTCGAGCAAGCAGGGCGGAAACCTTCCATCCGTTTCCGTGTGCCTGATGGTCGGGTGATCACCGTCCAGGATGAGGTGCGGGGGGAGGTCCGGTTTGAAACGGAGGGAATCGGCGATTTCATCCTTCAGCGCCCCGACGGCCGTCCCACCTACAATTTCGCGGTGGTGGTGGATGATGCCCTCATGGAGATCACCCATGTCGTCCGGGGTGAGGAGCATATCTCCAACACCCCCCGGCAGATTCTCCTGTATGAGGCCTTGGGCTTTGAGGCCCCTGTCTTCGCCCATGCTTCCCTCATCCTGAATGCCGAAGGGAAGAAGATGAGCAAACGGGACGAATCGATCATCCAGTTTATCGATCAGTACCGGGAGTTGGGTTACCTTCCCGAAGCGATCATCAATTTCCTGGTGCTTCTGGGGTGGGCGCCGGAAGGAGAGAAAGCGGAGGAGGAGATCTTCTCCCGCGATGAGCTGATCCAACTGTTCTCACTGGAACGGGTCTCCAAAGCACCGGCGGTGTTCGACGCGGCCAAGTTGAAGTGGATGAACAACCACTATATCAAAGAGTCCTCCACGGAGCGGATCACCGAGCTGGCGATTCCCCACCTGGCCGAGGCCGGGCGGATCGGGGAACAACCCCTCGGGGAAGAGAAGGAATGGGTGACCCGCCTGGTGGGACTTTATCAGGAGCAGCTGGACTATGTGGCTCAGGTGGTCGAACTGACGGAAATGTTTTTCCGCAAGGAAGTGGCCTACTCCGATGACGCCGGAGAAATCCTTTCCCAGGAACAGGTCCCGATAGTGGTGGAAGCACTGATCCGCCAACTGGAGTCCACCGAAGAAGAGTTGACCGCGGATACCGTTAAACAGCTGTTGAAGGCGGTTCAGAAGGAGACCGGCTACAAGGGGAAACAATTGTTTATGCCGGTGCGGGCCGCAGTGACCGGCGAGGTGCACGGACCGGATCTGAGAGAGACCATCTCCCTGTTGGGCAAAGAGACGGTGCTGGCCCGATTGGAGTCTTTCCTGCGGCGGCAGGCTTAA